The genomic interval acactccaggtcgcgctgcttgacatgtacaatctcacctgagctcaggttcattcttgttcagccttcgcctttcctttacctacacatggaagcagaaaccgtgagtcaacagactcagtaagaaatgcatataacataccatataatttccgacctgtaaataggcgcccatacacctatttacagagcttaacagatgagtatgaacgttcaataccagggtacaaccactataccacatacacatcgtacctcactgtacgagtgttggtagggtttatcccgatcactgagtaacactgagtgatgtaccacacaccttagcattttcccatgcttgtgttggtatcactgtatcgtactcataatcacaacaatcactataccaatacactctataacttattcatacaagtgttggtagtgcttaacataattcaagcatgcatatataaacacatatacacacattcagataatcacatcatacattatacacagttcttacctgttttccgaattcaagtgtgctggccgacctgaacggaattcacgtgctagatggatgccctaatcacaataattgcaacacagatgagtgactcgctaaatcactttccgggacttaaacttgaaactaaaagtttccctatcgataaacctcatggcaataccctaaatatctcaaaattggccaaaactagggttctggaaattcccccaacaggcagaccggttcccaaccggcaatccggttctgggtcaccaaccggtcgaccggttggtaccggcctcccaaaaccggaattccggttctgctgctgggaaccaaaaattatcccccttaattcaattcaaccccaaactttaccaaactctccagtatacctatacaatgcataaacatccatttccaaccaataaatcatagaacaaaccaacaaatcaaattatgccattaaagctcaaagcttgagtttcaaaactcaagcttgcttagaatcattatcaagcatcaaaactagCAGCTAGAACCTTAAATCAATCAATATTGAGCATAACAACTAAACCCAAATCAtttctaaacctaacagccactaaccTAACAAATCACCTCTTGAAACTAAgcaaaatttgagaaaaaacaTAACTAGAGAGCAACTAAAGTTACCTTGGTTAAATCCTCCTTGATTCCTTGCTAAATCCCAGAAAAACAAGATGAAAATTCTGGTTTTGGTCCTTggtttgtcccagccgaaagcaagagagagagagttcaagagataatccaattttccaattttttcttctttatctcTTAATTTCTCAAAGGGTTTCTAATTAAATCTTGCTGAAAAGTAATGTGCTAGGTGTCACACACTCATGGCAGCCACCTAATCCACCATTAAACAAAatgtctaaaatgcccttagacttaaaactagggtatttctaaagctaggggtaaaatggtcaatttccataaccccgctcaatcccgataatttattttctctaaattatttcccactatgaaatagggttctaaacttacccatctgatcaatctagccatccatcgcattttccgttgtcgccgagcaaaaattacaaaattatcatatttcacatataaaccaaataatacccctagagtttaataaaatctccaaaatttgagaaattataactctaatatttatttctaaatattggggtccacatttaaaattaattcacaaataataataaaataataaaaattagtgctaattgccttttctaatccacattactagagtgGTCATTACAAATAGTTTAAGCCAATAACTTTGAAATCAATTcaactattttttataaatggTGCAATATCCTGTTCAATTTAGTGGGTTGCCGACTAAATATCCTCACGATCATCTGTCTAATTTTCTAAAgcttttttggtatttttaaatataatggGGTGAGTGATGATGCAATTAAACTGAGGCTTTTCCTATTTTCTTTGAGGGAAAGAGAAAAAAGTTGACTTATTTCCTTACAACCGAATTCTATTATTACATAGGATGATCTGGCTTAGAAAAACTTATGGCTAATTTCTGGTGGGGCTCTAAAGGAAACAATCACTCTAAAATTCACTGGAAGCCTGAAACAATCTTTGCAAATCAAAATTTTTTGGGGGTCTCGGTTTTCGTACTATTATTCACCAAAACCAAGCCATGTTGGCTAAACAAGCTTGGAGGATCCACCATAACCCTGATTCCCTTCTGGCCTTTATTTTAAAAGCCAAGTATTTTAAGAATAACGATTTTCTCAATGCTTCCCTGGGTCACTCTCCTTCCTATTCTAGGAGGAGTCTTCTTTGGGGTAGGGATTTGCTTTCTAAGGGTTTAGTTTGGAAGATTGGAGATGGTAAAACTATTCCTACCCTTAGCCCAAATTGGCTGCATGATCACATAAATATTTCTTATAAAGATGATTCTTTGCCTCCAGAAATTACTCTTTCTTATTTCATTAAGGAAGATGGCCATTGGGATATCAACAAACTCAATTCCCATTTTGACAAGGATACCATATACTCCATCCTCTCTGTTCCTACTAATCCTTACTCCAAGACTGTCTCATTTGGGGCCATGTTCTTTCTGGTATGCTCACGGTAAACTCAGCTTATCGCCTTGCCAACTCCAACCAATCCTCACCTTCTTCTTCTGTCCCGAACACCTTCCAAACCTAGTGGAAGACTGTTTGGTCTTCAAACATCCCTCCTAAGATAAAGCACTTCATTTGGAAGGCTTTTAATCATCTACTTCCTTCTAATCTTAACCTTTACACTAGAAAAGTTCTTCCTAGCCCTTACTGCTCTATCTGTCTTAGTAAAGTGGAATCCAATTCTCATTCGCTCCTAGAGTGTTCCAGAGTAGGTAAGTTTTGGAAGCATACCAATTTTTTTGAGTTCTTTAAAGCTACTAGATATTGTGACATTAAAGAATTTCTTTTGAGAGGTTTTGAGAAGTATCCTAAACATGATCTTTACACATTGTTTGGTATCTTGTGGGCTATTTGGAATCATCATAACAAATCTCTTTTTGCAGATAAGAATCATATTTTCAAAGACATAGAACCTTTTATTATTTCTTACTTGCAAGAATATTCTGAAGCCCAAAACAAAGTTCTCCCTAGACCTGAAACTGCTACAGAAGGCAGCTCTTCAACAGCCCTTATCATTGATTCAATTCTGCCTTTTCCTAGAAATTACAAACTCAGTGTGGATGCGGCTGTGCAAAGGCAACATAATATCCATGGTTATGGTGCGATTGTTCAAGATCATGTTGGCCGAGTTATTGCTGGTTTTTATTCCTCTGCTATCTCAGGTTTGCCTCCTATATTTGTTGAAGCAAAAGCCCTTCTACGAGCTTTAAATTAGTGCAAGGAAGTTCATTTTCCAATTGGTTTGATAGTCCCTGACTGCCAAGTGCTCATCTCCAAAATCCTAAAGAAGCAGAAAGATTTTTCAGCTCTTTCGGATAAAGTTTGGCAAGTCATTTTCTCTTTATCTCATTTTCCTCATGCCACAATCAAATTCATTCCTAGAAGACACAATACGCTCATGATACGAAGCAAAAGGCATTAGGAACTAATAAGGAAATGTTGTAGAACAATTGTGTTTCACATTCTTAGTTTTCTGTATTTGGACCTTTATTGCCTCATCTTAGATACAAAGCTtgtatttctcaaaaaaaaaaaaaaaatagttatgaaAATAACCCTAAAACTTTGTTGAATAATGATGTTCACAATATACTGAGTATTAAAAGTTTGAAAGAACCAAAGAATGAGTGGATAAGTTTTTCGATCAATGGTCGGATATATTTTTTGTCAGGCTTTTTCTTTTGTTCTTCGTCTTCTATCAAtgttttaagttttaattttgtGATTGTAGacatttggaaaaaattaatagAGGTATTTAGCCGATTACAATAGGCGTAATTTGTTTAGTTGGATGATCGGACGGTCATATTGGTGGCCAAACACGTCATAAAATTCCAATCAACCACTCACAATTTCtcaataacttttttttaaaaaaaaataaaaaaatcccaaaactCACAGGAGACGAAAGTGAGAGAGCAAAGAACAGAACAGagtagtctctctctctctctctctctctctctctgagcAAGAGAAAAAGAAGCCAAGAGTCGTCGTCGTCGTTTTCCGTTGGCCGGCCAAGATGATGCCGCCGGAGCTCCAACCACGCTCCTTCCGACCATACATATCGTCCTCTCTGAGCGCTCCTTCTTTTTCCTCCTTCAGCAATGGCTCCCCACCTTACTCTTCCTCCGATCGGAGTCCTGAATTGGACCCTTCTTCCACTTCTAGATCTCTTAACAATTCCCGTTTCTCCCCAGCTTCCTTTGCTCACAATCTCAGAATCTCCGTCGCCCTCCTTCCCTGCGCCGCCTTCCTCCTTGACCTCGGTGGCACCCTCGTCCTCGCCATTCTCACCCTCGGCCTTATGATCTCCTACATCGTCGACTCCCTCAACTTCAAGACCGGTGCCTTCTTCGGTGTCTGGTTCTCCCTCATCTTCGCTCAGATCGCCTTCTTCTTCACCTCTTCCCTCACCTCTTCCTTCAATTCACTCCCGCTCGCTATCCTCGCCGCCTTACTCTGCGCCCACACCAATTTCCTCATCGGCGTCTGGGCTTCCCTTCAGTTCAAGTGGATTCAAATCGAGAACCCTTCCATTGTTCTCGCCCTCGAGCGCCTTCTCTTTGCCTGCATCCCCTTCCCGGCTTCAGCCCTCTTCACTTGGGCCACCATATCCGCCGTCGGCATCCACAACGCCTCTTACTATCTCATGTCTTTCAACTGCCTTTTCTACTGGCTTTACTCCATCCCCCGTGTTTCTTCCTTCAAAACAAAGCAGGAAGTCAAGTACCATGGGGGACAGGTTCCTGAAGATAATTTCATTCTGGGGCCTCTCGATTCCTGCTTCCACACACTCAATTTGCTCTTCTTTCCTCTTCTCTTCCACATTGCCTCTCACTACACCATCCTCTTCTCTTCCGCTGCCGCTGTTTCTGATCTGTTCCTCCTCTTCTTCATTCCCTTCTTGTTCCAACTCTATGCCTCTACCCGGGGTGCGCTTTGGTGGGTGTCTAAGAATGCTCAACATCTTCACAGCATTCGGGTCATGAACGGTGCTATTGCTTTGATTGTCGTCGTTATCTGCTTGGAGATTAGAGTTGTCTTCCACTCCTTTGGCCGCTACATTCAGGTGCCCCCACCGCTCAATTACCTTCTTGTCACCACGACTATGCTTGGAGGAGCTTCCGCAGCTGGTGCCTATGCTTTGGGCATGGTTTCTGATGCGTTCAGCTCCCTGGCGTTCACTTTTTTGGCTGTTGTAGTTAGTGCTGCTGGGGCAATCGTTGTGGGTTTTCCTCTAGTGGTATGTATCTCTCATTTTGCTAGTACATTGTTGTTCCTTTTGAATTTTATCTATAGTTTCTTGCTGAACAATTGACTGTCTTTGCGCTTGCTTGGAGTAGTTTAGCAAACCATATAATCCATTGATAGCTACATCTTCTAACCAAGTGAACTCATATACATGGATTGTATGCTCAATGACTAATCCAAAAATCAGCAACTGTAAAGAGAGATGACAACATGCATAATATCTctaatttgataaaaatgctTATAGCCATTGACTGTTAGTATTTATTGCTTTTATTGTAGTTTGTTCCATTGCCGTCTATAGCTGGCTTCTACCTGGCTCGTTTTTTCACTAAAAAGAGCCTCCCATCGTACTTTGCCTTTGTTGTGTTGGGGAGCTTGATGGTGATGTGGTTTGTAATGCATAATTTCTGGGATTTGAATATCTGGATAGCAGGCATGTCACTGAAATCTTTTTGTAAACTTGTAACTGCAAATGTTATTTTGGCCATGGCTGTTCCTGGTATCGCTCTTCTTCCCGCAAAACTTCACTTTTTGACAGAGGCTTGTTTAATTGCTCATGCTGTGCTGCTTTGCCACATTGAGAACCGATTTTTCAATTATTCTGGTATTTATTACTATGGCTTTGAGGATGATGTGATGTACCCAAGCTATTTGGTTGTTGTAACAACACTAGTGGGTGTGGCTCTAACTAGAAGATTATCGGTTGATCATCGGATTGGTTCAAAGGCAGTTTGGATATTGACCTGCCTGTACTCTTCCAAGCTTGCTATGTTGTTTATTACGTCAAAGTCTGTTGTATGGGTGTCTGCCATCCTCTTATTAGCTGTTTCTCCACCAGTACTTCTATACAGGTAGTTTATCAGttcattacatcaaagaatctTTAGTTTTCACCGTTGTTCAAATTTATTTAATGTGGATATGAATTTTCAGGGACAAGTCAAGAACAACTTCTAAGATGAAAGTTTGGCAAGGCTATGCACATGCTGGTGTGGTTACTTTATCTGTCTGGTTTTGTCGTGAAACAATCTTTGAAGCTCTCCAATGGTGGAATGGGAGATCCCCATCTGATGGTTTACTATTGGGTTTCTGTATTGTTTTGTCGGGCTTGGCATGTGTACCCATAGTTGCGCTGCACTTCTCTCATGCCCTGGTACTTCCATTTCTTTCTTTTGCTTCTTTGTTAAGTTCAACTTAGGTTCTTCTATAGAACCATTTACAAAGAAATTGAGGAAGAAAGCAATTCTTTTATCACCAAAATCTGTTGCTTCTACAATTCCTAATTAATATCTTAAACTATGGGATTGGCAGTTATGTCTTTAATTTTGCTTGTCTtctgatttattttatttttacagaggTGGGGGGAGGGAAAGGATTATAGAATGTGTTGGCCGATGAGTAGCCACTTAAAACTATTTGACTAATTTATGGTTGATCACTTTTTTTAACAATACCATTCAATTTCTCAATATGGTGTCTTATCATAAGAAACTGAATACGGTTCTTGGAGACTTCTAAAATCTTTATCGTTTAGACACGAATCATTAGTATTATTCAATGCTAACCgcatttttcttttctctttactTTGTCATTTTGCAGTCTGCTAAAAGATGCCTAGCACTGATAGTTGCAACAGGTTTATTGTTTATCCTGATGCAACCACCTATTCCTATTCCTTTAACATGGACTTACCGATCTGACTTAATCAAAGCTGCCCGACAGTCTGCTGATGACATCTCCATATATGGCTTTGTGGCACCAAAGCCCACATGGCCAGCTTGGCTGCTTATTGGTGCAATTCTGCTTACACTGGCAGCTGTTACATCAGTTATACCAATTAAGTATATTGTTGAGTTAAGGGTGTTTTACTCCATTGCTATGGGTATTGCTTTGGGTGTGTACATTTCTGCTGAGTACTTCCTTCAGGCAGCCGTCCTCCACGCTCTCATTGTTGTGACTATGGTCTGTGCTTCTGTGTTTGTGGTCTTCACTCATTTCCCTTCTGCCTCAAGCACAAAGCTTCTACCATGGGTATTTGCTTTACTTGTAGCACTGTTTCCAGTAACATACCTTTTGGAGGGTCAGGTAAGAATCAAAAGTATCTTTGGAGATAGTGGAGTTGGAGAAATGGGTGAGGAAGACAAGAAGTTGACGACTCTACTAGCTGTTGAGGGAGCAAGGACATCTCTTCTTGGTCTGTATGCTGCAATCTTTATGCTTATAGCTCTTGAGGTAAAGTATGAACTTGCTTCACTATTGCGTGAAAAAGCTGTTGAAAGGGGGGGAATGAGACATGTTCAATCTGGCCAAAGCACATCATCCACTAGTTATCCTCCAAGAATGAGATTCACGCAACATCGGCGAGCATCTACTGTGTCCAACTTCACAATCAAGAGGATGGCCAGTGAGGGAGCCTGGATGCCTGCAGTTGGTAACGTTGCTACTGTAATGTGCTTTGCAATATGCCTCATCTTGAATGTCAATCTGACGGGTGGCTCAAACCGTGCAATATTTTTCCTGGCACCTATTTTGCTACTCCTCAACCAGGACTCTGATTTTGTGGCGGGATTTGGGGACAAGCAGAGATATTTTCCTGTGGCTGTAGTTATATCAGTCTACTTGGCCATGACTGCTCTGTACAGCATATGGGAAGAAGTCTGGCATGGAAATGCAGGCTGGGGCTTGGAAATCGGTGGGCCAGATTGGTTCTTTGCAGTGAAGAATTTGGCTCTCCTCATCCTCACTTTCCCCAGCCATATCCTTTTCAACAGGTTTGTGTGGAGTTACACTAAGCAAACAGACTCAACACCGTTGATAACTCTGCCTCTAAATCTTCCATCTGTGATAATCACggatattctgaaaattaggaTATTGGGTTTGTTAGGAATCATTTATTCTCTGGCCCAGTATCTGATCTCTAGACAACAGTATCTCTCTGGATTAAAGTATATTTAGGCAACACAGAATCTGTAGACTGTACAATATGTTTTTGGCAAATATTTCAAGTGAGGTGAAAGTTGGAGATTGTCACTTGCTTCTTTCACAGTCCTTACTCTTTTTTGTTTAGGCTTTTGAATGCATGGAATTGCTAGAAGCATCATCCATTACCTTTTTTGAGTTAATTATAGCAAAAACATTCCAATATGTGAACTAACCTTGTAAACGTTACTAATGGTTCCTCCTTGGTTATCTTAACCATTTTAACTGAACATTTTGACTTAATGTTGTAATAAACCTGGCACATCCAGTATCCACCACAAGGAGGATTCTGGAGCAAGTTTCTCattactaagaaatgaatacaCATCATAATATCATATCATAGTAGAGGTATGAACATGTTAGATTTTGTTTCAAGTTGTCATATTTCTTACTTATATCAGGATTGGATTGATTGGCAAGAGATAACCAATATCAATTTTTGTCAAATGAATGAAAGTAAAAGCTGGATTTAGGATGAAATAGGAGGTCTGATTTTGGATTGTTAAAAATGAGGACGAAGTGCTGTGTAAATCGGCCATTGCATTGACCACCAGACAATGCTCATTGAAGTGTTACGATATGCATTGATATACTTGACGTCTTAATGCTTGGTAGTAAGCAGTGTCAAATTCAAAGACTTCTAATCCAAGAACGAAATGTACAATCTTCTAATGCCTGTCCATTATTCTATTAGTTAGTAATGAAATAAtgaattaagaaaattttacctaattgataaaaaaaattttaaaaaattacaaaaatatgtcaataccgaaaaaaaattatttttacttttttaaattttttatttacaaaaatattttttcagtaaaataataaactattttttttttttgttttatagtttatttatagttgtcatGAGGTTACTTTTCTAGTTGTTTTTTATTACTTTATAGTTGATTTAGACCATCTCCAAtgggaaatgcaaaattaatcTATATTTAATACAAATAATAGGCTTCTGATATTTTTGTATCAACATTTAATATTATACTCCAATGCATAAATGTGAACCTTAatgcaaaatttaatatctcaTTTGATGCTCATCTAAtagtttattaaaaatataaaataaaaataatcatacaaaaataaatataaaatttaataataaaaattatgaaagTCATTTAATGCAAACAAGCATGCTATCTAaactttaataataaaatattaaaaatgacatgatagaaaatataaaatcataatatttattgtgatgcaaatTTTACATCATGATATATTGTGATCTAAATTTGGATCACTTTTTGTTATGTGAGATATTTACATCATAATTTGGCACACCATTAGAGTAGACTTTTGACAAAGTGAGCTATATTTTACATTTGCATCACTTATTTGCATCTCCAATGGAGATGCTCTTATAGTTGTTGTGAGATTAATTTCTAGTTtgaaaaatcgtatttttgcaAATGCCAATAATATTACTAAGTTACAGTAAAAATACAATTGTAACAGTCTACAGCAACATATTGCAATTCTGTCACTGCATAACACAGATTTGCAGAATAAAACCAgaaccaaaaataaataaatgtagaatttaaaataacttgacacaagagaacTATACGTgatatcaattttattttaaacacTTCTAGTCCATGAGTCCACACttagagaatgaaatcaattagtaaagtcttaaataattacaaatacaattgacttaaacaagtttagactccctctaaatctTCCCCACGATCTTTTGTAATTCACTTCACGAATCTGATTTTGAAACACCATCAAAcagcgaactcccttcgtcCTTGATGTGTGAGTACTTACTTCCTCCTGAAGTAAGGCTTGAACTAGTCTTCTCCCGAAAACCTTTCTCTTGTTCAATCAAGTTGTTCAACCGATCCTAACAGCAGTATAAGAACAATAACATAAACACTAAAACATAGTTGAACAACTAGGTTCTCACAAAAAGAACTCTCTCCTCACAAATAAGAAAATACgcaaaaatgaaaactaaaaGACGTAAATCGTTTGGCTACTCTCTATGTTCTATTTGTAGAACATAGTAACCCTAGAGACAAtcacaaaaattaattttacaacTGTACAAAAATTCCTTAAAAAATTTCCTGATTTACAGCAACAGAATCGAACTCTACAACAAAAGATCAGGACTAGAAAGGAAACTTTCCAAATTTGACCAAGATCACGAATTTGGACTTCAAACCTGCCAAATATAGTTTATATGATCTGATCTTATCAAGGCAAAAccaaaatcattaaaaaaaataaaaatcaaagttTTCTAAAACTAGACAACTTTCCATAAGAAAATTTCTTCTCTTATAAGAAGTTTCCTAAACAAAATGAGACAAGCTGAAAATGAATCTTTCcttaaaagaaaatagtaattagAGGCGCGAAATCACTATAATAAAAATAGTTTAATtgcacaagaaaaatacatattaaataaaaaaaatattttgacaccTTTTTTGCTAAAAAATGACTTTACAAGCTCCCCCATTGGCACTTTAGgtaatcaaaatatttttaaataatatacacCTACAAAATAAAGTTAGCAAAATCATATATTAAACTCCCCATGAGAAACACATCATTACACCAACCTCAACTCCCCTTGAAAAAAGAGTCCAGAATTGAGTATACAACACAAGAAATTAAAACCATTacccccctttttgtttatctataagggccaaagacaaaaagaaaataaaacaagTCCAACAAAAAATCACCAAACAAGTTAAAGTAAAGGAAAGAGAACACAAAACTTAAgccccataaagcttgatcaaAGTGGACAATTGTATGGACATTTCTTATTGAACCTCCTCCATGTTAGCCAAGCAATTTTTCATCAAGGTCACTTCCTGCTTGACTTCTTGCACATCAATAGAAGCAAAACTGGAACCTGTAGCAGTAGTAGATGGAGTTCCACCAACAGAAGCCTTAGGGTGCTTGAGGAAAGCTCCATCAAAATACTCCGAGAGTTGAAAAATTGTTCCAGTGAAGGCAGGCTCAAGTGTCTCATTCAAAAAGACCACATGCTTTTGAGATGAAAGAACCTTATAGATTAGATTCGGAAAAATAAGCTTGTGGTTTCGTTTTTTACCTCGACGGAAGGATATAATTTGCTCCATGATGAGAGAAGCCAAGTCAATAGTTGTCCCTGTAGTGATTCGAAAAAGAAAGAGCCAAATCTTGAGACACCATCATCTTGTTAGAGTTTGGGAACCAATTACTAAGAGCAAACCGCATTAGTAAGGCATGGCCATAAGTAAGATGAGTAATGCAGACTTTGACCGGCAAGCCATTCAACTTGTTCACCAATGATTTCAGTGAGAATGCAATCATGATCCATGGACATATCGCCACTCTTTACACCTTTAGGCAATTTCAAGACTTTAGCAATATCTTCAGTGAAAGAAAATCAATGCCCGCAAACATAGACTTTGCTAAAGAACTCATATTTTTTATCAAGCAACTCATCAGTcaaattagcataaaattccttaacTATGCCATTAATATAACCTTCAAATTCAGTTAATGTGtccttccaattttgatattgAACACACTTTATAATGTCATAAACTCGATAAGCatttaaatcaaaatttctttcatttttaaatttacgggtAGCATATAACTTTCAATCACGTTGATTgtcattataaaaaaaatcttgaATTAATAGCTTCAGAGGAAAAAAGTTTGCTAGAGAAAAAGCCTTCATAGGTTGTTTTCCTTTTGCTGTTGCTAAAGCTTTAACTGTAGAAGCAAATCGAGGAGTTGTTGCTACAGATTTAGGCAATGGCGGTTCAAGATCTAGATCAACAAGTTCTTCCTCACTTTCAAAAGAGACAACATCATCTTCTAcagaaattattttttcaaatgaaAAAGTCTCGGTTCTGGATCAAATTCCTCAAAAGACACTTCCATGggatcttcttcttcatcatcactcgAGGAGGTCGAAAGAGTATTGAGCTTGAGATTTTTAGCAACAGCAATAGGCCTATCATGATTCCTTTTGGTTTGTGCTTTCTTTTCAAGAGAGGCTTGCTGGGCACGGATCGGAGATGAAGTACCTTTTGGGGTTGATGCTGCAGAAGCCACACCACTAGCAACAGGTGGTGACTGAGAACCACGAGAAAGAGAGCCCTCAACAGAAAGAGAAGAAGACTTTGAAC from Cannabis sativa cultivar Pink pepper isolate KNU-18-1 chromosome 4, ASM2916894v1, whole genome shotgun sequence carries:
- the LOC115712682 gene encoding uncharacterized protein LOC115712682, with product MMPPELQPRSFRPYISSSLSAPSFSSFSNGSPPYSSSDRSPELDPSSTSRSLNNSRFSPASFAHNLRISVALLPCAAFLLDLGGTLVLAILTLGLMISYIVDSLNFKTGAFFGVWFSLIFAQIAFFFTSSLTSSFNSLPLAILAALLCAHTNFLIGVWASLQFKWIQIENPSIVLALERLLFACIPFPASALFTWATISAVGIHNASYYLMSFNCLFYWLYSIPRVSSFKTKQEVKYHGGQVPEDNFILGPLDSCFHTLNLLFFPLLFHIASHYTILFSSAAAVSDLFLLFFIPFLFQLYASTRGALWWVSKNAQHLHSIRVMNGAIALIVVVICLEIRVVFHSFGRYIQVPPPLNYLLVTTTMLGGASAAGAYALGMVSDAFSSLAFTFLAVVVSAAGAIVVGFPLVFVPLPSIAGFYLARFFTKKSLPSYFAFVVLGSLMVMWFVMHNFWDLNIWIAGMSLKSFCKLVTANVILAMAVPGIALLPAKLHFLTEACLIAHAVLLCHIENRFFNYSGIYYYGFEDDVMYPSYLVVVTTLVGVALTRRLSVDHRIGSKAVWILTCLYSSKLAMLFITSKSVVWVSAILLLAVSPPVLLYRDKSRTTSKMKVWQGYAHAGVVTLSVWFCRETIFEALQWWNGRSPSDGLLLGFCIVLSGLACVPIVALHFSHALSAKRCLALIVATGLLFILMQPPIPIPLTWTYRSDLIKAARQSADDISIYGFVAPKPTWPAWLLIGAILLTLAAVTSVIPIKYIVELRVFYSIAMGIALGVYISAEYFLQAAVLHALIVVTMVCASVFVVFTHFPSASSTKLLPWVFALLVALFPVTYLLEGQVRIKSIFGDSGVGEMGEEDKKLTTLLAVEGARTSLLGLYAAIFMLIALEVKYELASLLREKAVERGGMRHVQSGQSTSSTSYPPRMRFTQHRRASTVSNFTIKRMASEGAWMPAVGNVATVMCFAICLILNVNLTGGSNRAIFFLAPILLLLNQDSDFVAGFGDKQRYFPVAVVISVYLAMTALYSIWEEVWHGNAGWGLEIGGPDWFFAVKNLALLILTFPSHILFNRFVWSYTKQTDSTPLITLPLNLPSVIITDILKIRILGLLGIIYSLAQYLISRQQYLSGLKYI